AGCTGAATTATGTCATGGCTATGCACTGCAGGGTGACTAAAGCTTTAAGCTGTGTGCGTGATTCTGTCCACTGAAGGGGAGACTAATAAGACCTTCAGCTTCCCAACTTGCAGGCAGATGTTTCAGCCTTTAAATAcctttaatcaaaatattttaaaggagctGTTCAGTTCCAGTGTTGAACAAAAGCAAATTTGAAATTTTTATCCAGCACACAAAGCCAGAATTGTTCTTCTCCAGCTAACATTAGTCATGccaaaaaggaatttaaaaaaggCATGTTTGAAAAAAGACAGTGAGATAAAAATGTTGATCAAAACCTCCTCTTAGATATGAAAGGGAACACTTCCATTAATGTCAGGAACTCAGGCCACTAAGCCAAATTTTTGGACATGGCCACCTAAAATATGTGCATATGTTCTCATGTATTTCAATATGCTTTTCTCAGCTTTATTATATCATTCCCTAAATCCTAATGGGATTTAATATCCTGGCTGCAGTAAGACAGGAAATGTCCTAGACACTTGGAAGACATAGCTTGTGCTCCAAGGAGGATTTAGTGAGAAATAATAGAAATCAAGTGTACAGGGCAAGGAAATAGAAGCAAAAATGACCAAGGTGATGATGGGCAGATGTGTTATTATTGAGGCATTtgcttgttgatttttttaattttaagttaattGCAACAGATTCCCTTACCCTCATCCTCTCTTCCTAGACTGGTTTTTAGAATTTTCCAGCTTCACAATAGGCAAAGTCACTGCTATCTATAGTTTATGAGTCAATTCCCAAGTTTTACAATCATGAAAGCTAAGGAGTGCCCTTAATTCCCCCACTTCCAAAATTCTACTGCTGCAAATGATCAGTTCATTCGCAGAGAGACTCAGTTCAGTTCTTGtacaaatattgaaaacagagaGCTTGCTTTAGGAAGCCAACATGGCAGGGATGAGGATAAATCTCAATTACTCTATCTGCCTTCAGTTTTGGCAATTTGCTAAAGAACAAACTGTTTCAGCTTTTCCAGCCTTCTGGAATTTGCAGAAGatgcttttccttctcagagtttcttttttaaatcaagcaGGTTGTTCAACTCTTCAatctttttaatgtctttttgggTAGAGATTTCTAACACAGGGACACAACTGACTTTTGCATTAGGATCCCTGAGATTTGCTGAAAAATACTGCAAACCTGACCACTACTGTGAGTTGTTATGAAACAGTTGTAAAAGACTACTGAGGTAAAGCTTTTCcctaaaaaattatttaagcacATTCAGTTGCATCCTTGCTTCCTCAGTCCTTCCCTCTGTCACACCACAGTCAACCCTGAAGTCATAAATATCTAATTAGATTTATCCTTGTGCTCTAGCTTAATACAATCAACAGTAGTTACCAATGCGTATTTTCTGTACTGAGTTTTATACTATCAGTTTATTAAGGACTTATAGCTAGAGATTAGGACACTGGCTTTAGTAAAAGGAGTCCCTTTCCCACCATCATAAGGGGAGAAAACTGAAGGAAAGTTTTAACAAATTTCTAAGGGCAAAATTCATGTAACAATAAAAAGGAGATAATCTCTAGAGTGCCAGCTTCCTACATGCTGATATGCTTAAGTGACTGTCCAGTCAAAGCTCTTTTATGTGTAATATCTAATGAGAAGTGCTGTGTGTTTGACCCAATTTGCTAGAATCATTACCGAATTCTTTTATTCAGGTGCCACATTTACCTAGGTGAGAGATACTCTGGGCAGAATCCTAGAATGAGGTGAATGCATAAATCAGTTTTAATATGGCATTCCCTCCTTGGGAGATTCCCAGCaaaccaggagctgcagctgcctgtggcTGCACCTTCTCAGCTGGGCTTTCTATCACACCCGGGAGTCAAATAAAACCTAATCAGCAATCGGACTTACTATTGAAAGAGAGCTCAGTGCAGGGTATTGGCCCTGTTAGGAGGTACAGACTGTCTCTCTCTGATGATGGAAGGGGAGTGAGAGAACCACTATTATTACTCTGTGTGGTCCCAAGCATCTCAGAGGAGGCTCTGCATgtcctttcttattttaaaaagacagtgtCATGATGGATCAGAGCAGTATGATCTAGATGGGAGCCAGACCATATTAGAGGCGGAAAAACTGTCACACTTAGGCTCATGTTAGAATGTAATCCTGTTAGGGTTTCTCTACAGTATCACGTCATCTTACATAATTGAAAAGAAACCACTCAACTGAAATATGCCTGTGAGACAGAAAACCTTGAACAGTGGGATAGCTAATCTTTGTTTCTAGAAAAGGACAACACACAGTGTAGGCTGCATTACATGTACATTTACCATTTGAATTCATAATGATAAGCTACAGGACTCTTCAGGGTCTCACTTTTTATCTGCAACTGTTCTAGTCTTGAGGCTGCTCCAAATGAATATAGTAATCTACAAGTGCAAGGTTGCAGGGTTATAACAGTTTGACTCCTAAAGAAACTTTCTACACTGTCAGTCTATGGAGTTCCCAAAAGCAGCATTTGGGACAGGTTATAAACTGTGCAGCTCTAGCAGAAGAACAAGCTTTCACATGCTCCTCAATTACATTTCTCTCTGAATTACCTGGATGGTGTTTAAACtgcttaaataaagaaaaaagctttttaaacatGATTTCTGTTCACTGAAATTCTATTTTCCTGAAATACCAGCCAATGAGTTTTGATCTGGGTAAACAAAATCTGGAAAAATACTGTGCTTATGTAACTGCAGTTCAAAGACCCTGAGATCTACACATTTGGTACTTGCCAAGGTTTATATCCTTCATTATGTTCAAGTAtggaaaatgcagcattttttttcagtcattggAAACAACACATAACAAGACAAGACAACATCATACAATACACTATCTTTCTTTGCATGTTTTAGGGAGTGAATTGTTTAGCTATAGATATGAATAATAAATAGTAGCTGGGAATGTAAAAGTTTAAAAGTACACTTAAAATCTCAAAATATACATTAAAGAACTCATCTATACTAAAGCTAACGAATTTGTTTATGTAGCCATTCACAGACAACTGTGTAggagaattaaaagaaatatcCAACCTTTATGGTTTCAAAGAAAGTGCTTTCCTGCAGAACTGCTGTAGTTTGAGCCGATATCCTAAAACAATAACTTAGCAGATGTGAGCCTGTTTCATTTAGTGGAAAGCTATTTCTGAGGTCTGTTGACAGCACAGTTCACATCAGAAAAAATACCAAGATGATAGTTTTAGCAAATGCATGCCTTACAGCAGGGTATCTTGTATTTGTGGATTACCATACTTATTTAAAAGACTCTCCGCGTAAGTGGCTAATTAATTCACTGTAGTGAGGTGCACTAATCTGGCAGTGTGCATTAAGTTGGAGAATATACATAATGGCATTACAGAAATAGTAGCAGAACATTCCAGAGTCTggtaggaaatgaaaaaaaacagagtATGATTAAATAATATGGCCCAGAGTCTACTCTGTCAGGCATCAGTGAATAGCATTCATTGAAGTCAGTggttctgcaaaagaaaaaaatacctgagCAAAAATTTCCAGTTaaatggtttagttttaggtttctaaaatgttttagttttagGATTTGAAACAGACTGTGAGAGGACAAAGGCTGGAGGTACAATATGCAAAAATGAGTGACAGATCTAGCTTTCACTGAAGTCACTGAAAGTCCTTCAATCACTGCAATGACTATGCATCACATCTATTTCAAGACAATTTAACAGTAATATTAAGCTAATGTTTAAtattaatgcctttttttccagaaagccatAAAGAGCACAGCCTTAGAATAGTCTTCCAATGGGCTTGATCTTCCCTATTCAACATTTCATGctattcagctttttcttttctcttttcttttacaggcagGCCAGATCTGGCAGATAGCTGATATGAGGACTTTGCTGACTTCAGAAAGCTGAGAGTAACAAACACCAACAGActtcagtgaaaggaaatattATCCCTCCAAGAAACTCATACACAGACGACTTTTGGTAGCTTTAAATTAACCTGTTGCTCACCTGCAAAGACAcagctattttttctttcagcacaCATGGAGGAAGGCAACAAACTTTGTAACCCTGGCTAATAAGACTGTGGCTTTCTTATCAAAAGTAGGAGGTAGGCTAATTACAAGAGGATTATTTTATACTTAGCCTCCAGGACTTTAACTCTGGCCTGAACACTGGACATAAATAGAAGCCAATTTTAATGACCTGAGATTTTGCTACCTgtgctttattattgttatcagtTCTTTAACACTTTGgtactttatttctttaaattagaaATGGGTTCGTGGACTAGAATGTGGCCCACAGATTGGGCTGTTCTCATGAAATCATGGCTTATCTTCTCCCTGGGGCTCTACATGCAGGTCTCCAAAACTTTGGCCTGCCCAAAAGTGTGCCGCTGTGACCGAAACTTTGTCTACTGTAACGAGCGAAGCTTGACCTCAGTGCCTCTTGGGATACCGGAGGGTGTAACCGTCCTCTACCTCCATAATAACCAAATTAACAATGCTGGATTTCCTGCAGAGTTGCACAACGTCCAGTCTGTGCACACAGTCTACCTGTATGGTAACCAGTTGGATGAATTCCCCATGAACCTGCCCAAGAATGTCAGGGTTCTCCATCTGCAGGAAAACAACATTCAGACCATTTCTAGGGCTGCCCTTGCTCAGCTTTTGAAGCTGGAAGAGCTGCACCTGGATGACAACTCCATCTCCACTGTTGGTGTTGAGGATGGGGCGTTCCGGGAAGCCATCAGCCTCAAGCTTCTGTTCTTGTCCAAGAATCACTTAAGCAGCGTACCAGTAGGCCTTCCGGTGGACTTACAGGAACTTCGAGTAGACGAAAACCGGATTGCTGTCATTTCAGATCTGGCCTTCCAGAATCTTACAAGTCTGGAGCGTCTGATTGTGGATGGCAATCTCCTTACTAATAAAGGCATAGCTGAAGGCACCTTCAGCCACCTCTCCAAGCTCAAGGAATTCTCAATAGTGCGGAATTCACTGACCTACCCTCCTCCCGATCTTCCAGGTACACATCTGCTAAGGCTCTACTTGCAGGACAACCAGATAACCCATATACCACTTACAGCCTTTTCAAACCTCCACAAGCTGGAACGTCTTGATATTTCCAACAATCAACTTCGGATGTTGGTAAAGGGGGTATTTGATAATCTCCACAACCTGAGGCAACTCACTGTAAGGAATAATCCCTGGTTGTGTGACTGCAGTATTAAGTGGGTCACTGAATGGCTCAAATTTATTCCTGCTTCCATCAATGTACGGGGTTTTATGTGCCAGGGACCAGAGCAGGTCCGAGGTATGGCAGTCAGGGAGCTCAATATGAATATGTTGTCatgccccaccaccacccctggtCTGCCACTTATCATCACCCCAGTCCCAGCTACAGCCATGCCAACTACATTAGTTCCCACCTCATCAGTTCCTCCCCCAAGTAGCAAATATAATCCTCTCACTCCCACCATAGCCACACTCCCCACTGTGCCTGACAGGGAGGACAGAGAAAGGGTGACACCTCCTATAGCCGAACGGATTCAACTCTCCATCCATTTTGTGAATGACACGTGCATCCAAGTTAACTGGATGTCTCTTTTTACCGTGATGGCATATAAACTCACGTGGGTTAAAATGGGCCATAGTCTGGTAGGAGGAATTGTTCAGGAACGAATAGTTAGTGGTGAGAAGCAACACTTAAGTTTGGTAAATCTGGAGCCCAAATCCACCTATCGGATTTGTTTGGTTCCATTGGATACTTACAACAATTACCGAACTGGAGAAGACACTGTCTGTTCAGAAGCCACAACCAAGGCTTCCTTTTTAAGCAATGGCAGCAACATCCCCTCCAGCCATGAGCAGACGACTTCTCAGAACCTGGGCTCCCCATTTCTGTTGGCAGGATTGATTGGAGGTGCAGTGATATTTGTCCTTGTGGTCCTGCTCAGCATTTTTTGCTGGCACATGCACAAAAAAGGACGTTACACCTCCCAGAAGTGGAAATATAACCGGGGCCGTCGGAAAGATGACTACTGCGAGGCAGGGACCAAGAAGGACAACTCCATCCTGGAGATGACGGAAACCAGCTTCCAGATTGTCTCCTTAAATAATGATCAGCTCCTTAAAGGAGATTTCAGACTGCAGCCCATTTATACCCCAAATGGGGGCACTAACTACACAGACTGCCACATCCCCAACAACATGCGATACTGCAACAGCAATGTCTCAGACCTGGAGCACTGTCATACGTGATAGTGAGGGGAGATGGGGGCATctaagacaaagagaaaaaactcTGGAAAAAATGACCCCCCgacaacaatgaaaaaattacatttgataAATGTTACACAGATGCATTTATGCATTTGAATACTCTGTAATTTATACGGTGTACTATataatgggatttaaaaaaaagtgctatcTTTTCTATTTCAAGTTAATTGCAAATGGTTTTGTaactctttgctttttaaatctttaaaaaatattgctaagTACTGTACAGGGTTGTACAATAAGAACCCAATGTCATGGCAAAGGAAAGAATAACTCATTCTTCAAACATTAACCACTTTGCTGTCGAAGCTGTCTGAGGGATGTTAAGTTTCTAGGTGTCCTGTAGTACCGGAAAATAAGTGCATATTAAAACAGGGTCACTTAGGAATGGACAAAAGCAATTCAGATAAAATGGGTACAATCTTTCTGACTTGAACCCGGCAGCAGTTGTTGAGCTTCAAACAATTGGAAATACTTCCATTCCCCTTTGTCACTTCTGCATTTCCTACCTCCAACCGAAAGCTGGAGTTCTGAGTGCTACCAAAAAGGCTACTTTCTTGTTTGATTAGTTTTCTCCCAATATACTTGGAATAGGAAAGGTAGACAGAGCTCAGTGTCAAACTCAAAGTGACCTTGATTCCTATTTGCGAAAGCTACTCTGAAAATGTCCCCCAATACTGTATACTTTTATGATAGAAACTGTTCCTGCTTTTCATTATGATTAAGAAGCTTTAGGCATTCTCTGACCCTTCTCAGTGGGTGATAAAGGTTAT
This region of Accipiter gentilis chromosome 25, bAccGen1.1, whole genome shotgun sequence genomic DNA includes:
- the FLRT2 gene encoding leucine-rich repeat transmembrane protein FLRT2; translation: MGSWTRMWPTDWAVLMKSWLIFSLGLYMQVSKTLACPKVCRCDRNFVYCNERSLTSVPLGIPEGVTVLYLHNNQINNAGFPAELHNVQSVHTVYLYGNQLDEFPMNLPKNVRVLHLQENNIQTISRAALAQLLKLEELHLDDNSISTVGVEDGAFREAISLKLLFLSKNHLSSVPVGLPVDLQELRVDENRIAVISDLAFQNLTSLERLIVDGNLLTNKGIAEGTFSHLSKLKEFSIVRNSLTYPPPDLPGTHLLRLYLQDNQITHIPLTAFSNLHKLERLDISNNQLRMLVKGVFDNLHNLRQLTVRNNPWLCDCSIKWVTEWLKFIPASINVRGFMCQGPEQVRGMAVRELNMNMLSCPTTTPGLPLIITPVPATAMPTTLVPTSSVPPPSSKYNPLTPTIATLPTVPDREDRERVTPPIAERIQLSIHFVNDTCIQVNWMSLFTVMAYKLTWVKMGHSLVGGIVQERIVSGEKQHLSLVNLEPKSTYRICLVPLDTYNNYRTGEDTVCSEATTKASFLSNGSNIPSSHEQTTSQNLGSPFLLAGLIGGAVIFVLVVLLSIFCWHMHKKGRYTSQKWKYNRGRRKDDYCEAGTKKDNSILEMTETSFQIVSLNNDQLLKGDFRLQPIYTPNGGTNYTDCHIPNNMRYCNSNVSDLEHCHT